Part of the Trichoplusia ni isolate ovarian cell line Hi5 chromosome 16, tn1, whole genome shotgun sequence genome, atttaatttatttattaagataacataatccacttgttagtaatacatgaataatatggttagtaagtcacaatcacaatataaacatataaaaatacagcaacatacagaatagattagacatgaagtcttataacattattcatgtacGGGGAATCTACCCTATAAGCTATCatgttcaggatgctgttggtgctggcgCGTACTCTGCTGACCATTGAAGCGATGCGTTTTCGCATTATCGCGCTAAAACCGTCAACATGCGCGTCCGCGAACATGCCGGAGGCACTACAATAACGCGGCAaccccaacagcatcctgaacgcATTATTATACTGGATCCGAAGGGATTCGTACGATCTTCGAGTATATGTAAtccataggctgcacgtgtagaatgttgtgcaatacgctctaaacaaggttgttttagcaccagtggagcaacgtacaaacctacgagataccatattagctcttaccgataaagcccttcgttcccgttccatgtccatgtcgtcacgtaaatctgaggcaaccacatgacctaggtatttaaaactatctactctttctaaggaggttccatttatttttagcgggggaatattggtgggatatttagttccggatttaaagaccataacctggctctttttttcattatatttaagtccatGGGTTTGTGCAtacccctcacataaacaaagcagCCTCCTTAGACCACAGACTGAGGCGCTCAACAGCACCATATCGTCAGCATAGCTGAGATTATTGACGCATACGTCATCAATATGGCATCCGACATGTTCGTTGCTGAGCGTGACAATCagtgcattaatatataaattaaagagtacaGGAGAGGTCAACCCTCCCTGCCTCACACCACACTCCATTTTATACGAATCAGACAGTTGCCCTGCCCACCTTACATTGTTGACCTGGTTTCCATACCAAtacctaaagatatttatgacttcTGGAGGCGTATTCtcctcttttaactttttccagaGTATGTCGTAGGAAACCAGGTCAAAAGCCTTAGAAAGGTCTAAAAAACACGCATATATTGGCGTTCCCCGATCTGTATAATATCTGACAGTTTGCTTGAGACACATAATTGCACATTCGGTTGAGAGTTTGGGCCTAAACCCAAACTGATTGTCATGTATttgaagatgtttatttaactgtatctcAAGCAATCTATCAAGTACTTTAGCTATAATGGTGGCCAAGGATATCGGCCTATAGTTGCCCAGATCCGACATGTccccagatttatttttaacaactggtatcactatggtttttattaaatcgggtGGTAAATAACTATGACTCATACATAGGTTACAGAATAGTGATAACACTCGCGAAATATGAGCACCACCGTACTGAAGGTGCTCAATGCTCAGACCATCATGGCCAGGGGACTTACCTCGCGACATGTGTCTGATCACGTTCTCCACGTCCTTGGCCCTAAAACGTAAGCCCACCTTTCCTTCAGGTTTCTCAGCATTGAGCATCTCCCCCGATGGTCCCAACTGTGAACGCACATAGAAGTGATCCTTGAATAAATTAGCAATATCTCTCGTATCACTGCAGCCATTGACACTCACAGGCAGACCAGGCCCACTATTCAATTTACTTGTGGATTTCCAGAAGCCACGAAAATCTTTCGATGCATGTTTATCGGCAAtgatatccatttttatttggtgcTGATTATTTTGGCACCATTTTAAACGGGATTTGAATATCTTCCTACTAGCacacattttttcatattcacGACCACAATACGGTTTTCCACTTAAGACCCAGCACTGAAAGTTTAACCTGGCCTCCCTGTGAGCATCTCTGACATGCCTATTCCACCCtattaatacacattttttttttttgtttcctactttgtttacttaatattgCCGCATCTGTGAGGGccgttacaatattacgatataATCGGTCAATGACCGGTTTATgagaaatattgttacaaaaaactaTCACAACAATGTCTAAACTCCGatggaaaatcaattaaacgcaAGTTTTCATGACAGACACTGCGATAGGAATCAATCTGCTCCGGACTTCTCTCTCCCCATACTGCATTATTTACTGTTACTGACTTATGACATACCTTTGGtgttaaaaggttaaaattacATTCTAGTATGAGGGGAAAGTGGTCAGACCATAGCACATCATATTTCACGTATACATTATTAATAGTCGGCACAGTAGCCTGTGTAATCAAACAATGATCCAACCATCTCCTGGATCCATGCGCCTCACTCACAAATGTATAAGTATCACTATTTATACCCAACCTTTCAACATCAATacataacaaattttgttcactAGTAAAAGCAGAGAGTTCtctaaaaaacaattcattaggGTGGGCATTAAAATCACCCATCACATATACAGATTCTATCATACAGTCATCCGTTAAAGCACTCACCGTACCCAGACAGTCCGTAAAGTCCGACAGGTTATCCGGCGAGTCTGTGGGCATGTAGACACTAATTACCACAATAGGTCTGTCGTTTGTAACGATTTTAATGGCACACACGCGCGGATTATTACACTGTATAACAGATACGTTTTGAAACACGTCACTGCGCCATAACAGCGCAACACCTCCGTACGGGCGGCCACGCAGCAAGCCAGCTGCTGTGTCAACGGCAGAAGTACCAGTTGAACTAAATTTTCTGTCAATAGTGCTCAGGTACTGGATCTCATCCGGTAACAGCCACGTCTCCTGAAGCGCAATGATATCAGAAAAACGGCACATTTCTCGTATGTTATCGACGGAACGTTTAACgtttttacagttaaaactaGTTAACGTAAAGGTGCTATGCATTATATGTTTGATTTGTGGCCGTTTTTGTTGACATATCTCTtacatatttgcttttaaaatgcaCGAAACGCCTAAATATAATGCCTTCAGGCCATATATTTTCATCTaagaataaagataatttacttTCTGATACAAAGAACTTGTATGCGTTgtgttctttttgtttcttagtGTTTATCTTTTCTAATGATACAACATCCTGTGTTTTACTTTGTATGTAAGACACTATGTCCTTAGCCATCGTATCTTTATGGACATTAGAAATGAAAATAGGAACTTTCCTTTCAGCCGCCTTGAAACTTCCTTGAACGTCACGCGCAGTTCCCGCTTTGCCTGCATACCTATAATTCGATCTTTTCTTGTAAGATATAGTTCTCCACTCAGTATTATTTCGCGACTCGCATTCCGATTCCGCTGCATTAGGTGATACGGGCGCACTCGTTATCAACACAGTCAGCTGATCGTCcttttgttgtttagttttgttCTCAGTTACcggcgcgagcggcggcggcgtccGAGGCGATTTTTGCATATCACGATGAGTCACTACGACACTCGGCTCCTCGTTAACGCAGTTCACGATTTCTTTGTCGCTTATTTTCGGATACCTACAATTGGAATTATTCTGCAACTTACTGTTTGCAACAAGTtcctctttttgtaatttatcacACACACTATTTACTTCTATCGTTGAGTCATTAATAGCATTAGCTTCATTATTATCAATCCATGCGCcacttttgttattaatgtattgtGCTGGGGTATACATTATTCTGTCGTTTTTTAATCCGATAACTTCGTTTCTTAGGTCTTCAAGCTGCTTGACCGAAGCATATGTCGTCTTAACTTGCTCAATTTCCTCTTTTACGAGCAGCAAATCCTTGAGAAGTTTCGTACAATCAAGATGATCAAATGTAATAGGCGGCAATTTTTCTAATTGCCTCGccacaaatattggaattgcATCAGGATCTGTTACTTTGAAAAGACTAATGATGTCTTCCAAATCTCTAACTTCCTTTCCTTTACGTTTTCTAGATATTTTACGTACATCCGTTGACAGAGAATCAAACAACAGCGATTTTGATTTCTGTATTTCTTCGCTTGAGAAAGACGTTGTACATATTCTCATTAATGTAATTTCGTCTATCaccgatattttattttgtatatacgaGAGCAACTCGTCTATCACAATGTTACAAACACTGCACTTTAACGTACTCGACATATTGACGGTACCGATCACACACCCGTCACAAAGCGATGCGTGCGCGCGACTCCTTGTTATATATGTTATGTGAGTGTGCTAACACTCTGAGTGACtgtgaaacaaatattatctttGTCTCTTAGctataaagatgtttttttcaGTAACACTAATGAGGTcctaaatgttttttgtatgattatttttattcttatttacatGTTGTCACTAATCATTCAGATAATTGTGTTGGTTTTACAattggttgtttttttaataatttcataatacaCTTATTATTAAACCTATAATGGCAGATCGCCTATGCGGAGCAGAGTGATTTCTATTGATAATAATGATAACAAATGAGATTGGCATTTCTTTACATAAGCCTGACAATCTGTGGAACTAGCCGACTTCATTAAATGGGGCTTTTACTAGCAAACTCGTTGTTTTGGGGTCTTATGTGGGCTATTTATAATAGGGATGAAGACtagatataaaaagtaaaaatctttttatctgTCAGATGgataatcacaaaaatataatcccctattttttatctcaataaaattgacaaaagATATATTTAGGGATTTGTGACGTAAAACCTTCCCAAAATTTATATACAGAAGTGACATCACGCGTAAGTTCCACTGACTGATATTTAATCATTAAACTGCCTGATGGgcatagaaaaaataaatagtcttCATCCCTATTCAGAAACGATCCCTGTAAAATCTGAAAAGGTCAGGAAACTAAACAGAATAAGTTTCTTGGGATGGCTTATTTTCTACCtttctttatataattttctttcctCCCCAGATATCCCGATGCTGCAGAACACTCGAGTGTTCCTGCTGCCGCTGCCGGTCCTGTTCCTGGTGTACCTCATCACGCTACTCATGAGCTGGAACCTGGGCGCAGTGCTCGTGCACTTCTACTATAAGACTGTATGAAAGTACACCCCGCTAGGACTTAACCAGGTGGCACCACTGTCGGCGTTGTCCAATCAGAACGTGTTTTGTGAAAACTGCACACTAGCGCCATTCATTTGCGACGGGAATATTTAGAAACACGCCATTGCTTGAGGTGCCTTATGTTTGAATTACACTACTTACCTCTATTATGATATAGACTGGCCTTTCCCTATATCCTTAATGATCTGTCTGATGTGAAATATAGTTTCAAGGCACTGTCATTACGATAATTTGAAGATAGCATCAATAAATTGTACCTGTCCAGTGTATTATAATAGAGGTTAGTGACTTCATTCACCtttattatctaatttataGTGAAATTGTACAGTGCGTTATTTGTACTCTAAAAAGCTGAATGACTGATATTAACATTCTTTTAGATAAACATAGATCCACCTACCGGCAAATCCATTTATCTACTATGCGGTATACTTAAAGTTAGCCAATAACTTTAAACTCGAGAAAAATCAGTACtgaccaaataaaataaatcttctcAATGATTTTGAGTTTGTGTGTCATTAACATTTAGTGCTCAAACCAGTCTATAAACAATTACACTAGCAAGGCATATAGGTATTCCACACATACGCCAATTATCGCAGAAACAAATGTTTCTTGGAATTACAGCTAAGCCTTTGccaaattttaccaaaatcggTAAAAAGTAGTTTGCTGTGAATCCTTTACAGACAATAATTGctgtaaaatttatgaaattagttATTATTTGTCTGGTAATTGatcagttaaatatttattacaattcgTTTTTTATGATGTTCCTTATCTGTCTGAAAAGAGGCGTTTTTCCGGCTGTGGGGCACTTACCGgccgatattattttaatatgtaattatgtatcACGTTCTTACACAACGTTCTTATTCAGTTATATATGCTATGTGCATATATAACTGAATATAGCTCATATAGCTCAGCTTAAAGTTGGTCAAATATACGATAAGACATTTTgtgtaagtaaattaattatgggGAAACGATCGCAAGTACTTGTATGAATGACaagtgaattaattaaaatgtaaagtagcatttatattatcttctaaAGTAAACGCAATAAAATGTCTTCGATATATCTGCATTTGGTAATGCATGTGAgcaatgtataataatgtaacATTTGTTAGAATTATGTTCggtataaaatttgtaaatattaaattaaaataaaatattttataagaaataaatgaaaataaacgaaTCCgattgaatttcatttattgaatCAAAAATTACGATTATATAGTCATGATATATGGAAAATTTCCTACATTAATATTGATAAGGTAATCATAATACATTCTAATCATCGTCGAGGACAATAACCTCGTCTGAGGAGATGGGTTTGGGTCTCTCTGTGAACGGCAGCGCTTTCTTAGCGTCGGGCTTCTTCATGGCTGGTTTAGGAACCGACGTCTTGGTGATAGTCAGAGAGGAGGGCAGCTTGCTGATGGATGCGTTTATGTCGTGGTTCTTGGATATAGGCAGGTGCTTCTGCCTCTCCGCGAGCTTCTCCTGCAGCGTCTTGCCGGGGCTCACCTGCTGGTGCGGCATCGGCGGCTTCGTGTGGATGGCCGCACCCACAGTCGACGCTGTCGACATGTGCGCCTGCGCCGGCAGCGTGTGAGTGGGGTGAGACGTCGAGTGGATCGCCCCGAAACTAGATAGGTTTGCAGTCATGGAGGCGGGCAAGTTCTGCAGCACAGTACCCATACTCGGAGTCAGGGGTGTCGAGTTCGACTTCTGCAGCGAGCTAATCGTTGACGTGGCTGACGGTTTACTCACTGATGGAATCGCTGGCTTACTCGCTGACGTCATAGCGGGCTTGCTCACTGACGTCATAGCCGGCTTACTTACCGACGTCATAGCTGGCTTACTCACCGACGTCATCGAGGATGGCAAAGAACCGGAAAATGACTTGGAAGTCTTCATTTGTGAAACAGGGGCGGCTCTAGTGGATCCTGGCTTCGGACCACGCTTCTGCTTCTTCACAGGCGGCATAAACGAAGAAAAGCTCTGGCCTATAAACTGGCGGTAAAACTCAGCTTGGAAAGTGTTCTGCAAAGTGCTTTGCAACGAGGATTGCAAGGTGTTTTGCAGCGACGGGTAGCCGGCGAGAGCACTTATATTGCTTAAGTAAGACAGAGACAAAGCGGCCGCCGTCTGTTGCGACAAGAGGGGGTCGTTCAACATCGGCAGGTAGCTCTGGAAGGCGGCGGCCATCTCGTGGGGAGACATCTTTGGTAAAGTGGAACTTGACGTCGACGACGAGGGCTGCGGCTGCGGCGGAGGAGCTTTAGCCTCTGGTTTAGAAGGCGCATGCACAGTGACGGGCGGGGGTTTGACAGGCTCCGTCCGTTCCGCGACAGCCGCCGCCTTCGCAGCCTGCTTCTTCTGAGCATTTTGCGATTTATCCAGACTAGCCATAGTCGCTTCTTGTTTCAATTTCTGAATCAACCTCTGGCAGTATTTCATGCTGATATCCGTAAGATTCATGTTTTCGGTAATAATATCATTTGTAACTAACTTGTACCCTTCTATGAGCAAGTtggtaaattgttttgaatttggTTGTTTCTGTGCACGTTGGTAAGCTCTGTAAATGTCCAACATTAAGCTGTTAAGAGCTTGCCGCTCCACGTCATTGCTCTTCAAATCAGCTTGCTGGCTGAATTTTGTAAGTTGTCCCTTCAGAGACTGAACGCAAAGTGAAAACGCTTGTTGTGCTAGTTCCTCTCTGTCAGAGTCTcgtaaatactttttatcaGGCTCAGGTATTCTTATCAGATGCAGACTGAGGTCCAACAATGTCTTGTGATCGTCTATCTCTTTCAGTATCTCCATCGTGAGGAGTACGGAGCGATTCATGTGAAAGATGAACCCACCAGGTCGTTCTATTTCCAATGCGGGTATTTTCCAAATATTGTTGAAGAAATTCGAGGGTTTCCTCTCACTGAACAGTCCTCCTAACTTTTGGCCTGCCCTAGACATAAAGTTAGACAGCATAAGATCTCGACAACGTTCAATATCTTTCCCCTTTTTGTAGTAAAAGTGGTAATGGGCGAGTCTGTAAATAGCTTTGTAGTGTGGGGAGAATCTACTGGCGCAGTCTTCCAGAGCATCGAGGCACGCGGCCACGATCTTCATAATTTCGTCTTCTGGCAATGCTTTGGCGTCATTAGCAGATTTTGTTGATGTGCTGCTATCACTGCTAGAGCTGCTACTGCTGTCCGAAGAAGACTCGCTAGAACTGGAGTCCGAGGATGAAGTAGAAGAGGTGCTACTCGAGCTTCCTTCTTTCTGTTCAGCATCACTTTTTTTCTCCTCTTTGTCTTCAACTGGTTTTTCTATTTCAGGAGCTTTTTCTACAACTGGTTCTGGTGGTGGGGGGGCTGCAGGCAGTGCTGGTCGAGGCGAGTCTTCGTCGATGACGATAACATCAGACTTCTTTTCTTCAACAGGTGATACTGTTTTGGCTGGAGGCACATCAGCGCTCGGCACTGCTGGGTCTTTAGGTGTTCTCTCAGTGTCGTAAGAAGCAGATCTCCTAACTTTGGCCGCCGCAGCCTCCATCTTCAGCCTTTTAGCTTCATGTGACTCTTCTTCACCAGCATCGCTAATAGATCGTTTAAGGATATTTGCTGCATGAACAGGCTCAGTTGGTTTGGGTTCCGTGCTCGTTTCCGTAGATTCCGTAACACCGTCTCTTTTTGGTTTTTTAGTAAACGGACCCTTCTTCCATTCTTCAATGCACGTAGAAAACACTTTTCCAACAGACGCCGGTATGGGCTTGCTCTCATGTTGCTCTATGAACTTGAGAATAGACGCATGGATGCGGTAATGTAACTCTAACACCTCAATACACAAGTGTGTCGGAGAATTATAGTTTATCTTCAATGGGTATGTCGCATCAGTTTCCTGTAAACTTTTAACGGCCTTCATGTAAAAATCTAAGTAGACTGAAGGAGGCTTGTTGCGTTTCTCGGCAACCTTACCCAACATGTAATAGTGCAACCAGGGTTCATCATTAACTATGTCGGGACTATTGTTAAGCTCATTAAGCACAGTGATAAAACATTTATGAGTTGTACTCAACATGTCTTCTTTCTGTTGTTCTAGCGACTCAAAGTCTTCCATACTTAACGATTCGCTTGCCTGCTTTAGGACTCGGGAACAGAACGAGTGTACTGAGTAGACGAACATCCCGTATTCCGTCCACATGTTACACGCCTTCGGATCCAACTCTAAGGATCTCTTGAAACATCGTATCACAGATTTTGCTGGATTCAAATATTCTTTCTCATGATTTAGATTCTTACACGAGTTTAGGATCGTATCCAAATTGAGCGCTTTGGCTAACGATATTCTAGCCCACGATTCTACGCGGTCGTTATTCACAGCCACGTCTAGCATGTTGAACTTCACGCCTAATTTTCGCTcttcttttttgtaataataatctcccagcaaaaaatatatgtctttCATTTTATATGGTAATAACGACGGTATACTAGGTAATTTGTCTTCAACGCCTTTTATGAATTTCTCAATATCAGGGAGATATTTCTGTGGATCGCACTCTGTAGGTAACAGTTTAAGGATTCGTTGAAACAGCTGTTCGGTATCAGCTGTTATACCAGTCACTTTGCCTTCCAACGCCGGCAATGTCGGAGGTCTGAATATTTCGTAGAGTTGCTGAGCTCTTACCCAATCCAGCTCAAACGGTTTTGGATGGTTTGCATTGTGATCAATTAGATATTTAACCTTGTTCTTTCTGCCGGGATGCCCGTACAAACAGTAAACACATTGTTCCATGTTTTCGCACACTTGCTCTAAAGCTTTGGCCAAGGATGGGGATCTTAATCTTGGCACTACGGTGTCGAGGGTGAAGTAAAGCAGTTTTCCTTCAGATTTGCAGCACCAACCTCTTTTGCCAAGCTGTTCGTGagcaataaataataccatAATCGGGTTGGGAACCTCGTCGCTCGCCACTTTGTCTTTATCTACTCTTGCTCTTCCTTGATCTTCTTCTCTTTGTAATATGTAATGCATGATAATCCAAGGAATGACGGTTCCAAAAGGCATTTCGGATGCATTCGTCTCAACTTGGTGACCAATAACCCTAATGAGATCTTCTAACCCCTGACTGAGTTCCTTCTGCGACACGGCATCCAAACATGTCAGACCCTCTGTAGTTAGTATATGCTCCATACAGCATAATATTTTCACAACCGTCAGATTCCACTTCTCATATTCTGTGGATCCTGAAGTATATCTAAAGTAATGCTTTAGAGCTTCATGCAAACAGGTCAAGGACCATTTAAAGCACTCATCAGGCTTGTCTAAAGCCCAATACGTGTCTAGTATTAGTGCTAACTGTACTGCAAAATCTAAAGCCATCTCTTCATCATTCCTAGCCATTGACCTGCAATGTTCAAAGGAATCTATCACAACTGACAGTACATCTTCGTAGTTTCCTCTCTCATACGAATCCATCACAGTTGACAACTTTTTATTTCGTTCAAGGAACTTTATGCCAGCCAGAACTTCCTTCTCAttaatttttggtttaaatgtaaaatttataacatttaagcCGTAGGTATCATGATGTTCTTCCATTGCTTCAAATTCATATTGTAGTTGATACAAGCAGTCTAAAGCAAATTCATTGCATTTGTTTAGCATGTGAATGTGGAGTTTGACCCAAAGATAGCGTAATGTGAGCTCCAAACATTCAGTGCTTACAAAAATATGGGGTTTAAGGCTTAAAATGATGCCTACACTTTCTATGACACTCAAGTCATGTTTCTGTTTATCATCAGTAGATGTGTTAAGTTGCTCATTGACAGTAAGCTCTTCCACCAGAATGTTGACAGTGGTATAATGTAACAAGTCTTCATTATTCTCACTGGTGTATGTTGGAACATCAATATGATTCATATAACACTTGTTAGCTTCAATAAACACTTCAGGAAGCCCTTGTGGCCACTTCTCTCCCCACTTCGCAGATAAAGTACTTAGGAAGTCTTTCAATAAGTCAATGAtatctcttttgttttcagtgtatttatttatgtagttcTTTACATCTTCTGCTTCAGTTTCTGATCCAAAATAGTCTTTCGCTTCTTCTGGTTTGTCTTTTTCATCAAATAGCTTTTCAAGATCTGATATGTCTGGGGAAGTCTCTCTAGCTTGATTCTCTTTCTTGTCAACCATCTCTGGTACTAAGCAGATGGGCACCATCTTGCGGAGTGTTTCATAGATGTTGTCATCTTGGTCCTGCTTGTTAACAGGTTTCTTGCGACCTGATCTCCTTTTTGTACACCACCCCCACTGCTGCAACGAGCTGAGAGCACTGCCACGACGCCTAACTGGAGTTTTTTTAGGTATCTTATGTTCAGGCTGCTCAGCCTCCACATCACTTTCTATCTTTTCAGTATCTGTTGCTGCTTTGTCCTTGTctgataaatcattattttcatttcctgATAAATTATCAACATTCTTCTCTGTATCTGTTTTAGTTTCCACTTCCTCAGTTTTATTCTCTACTGGTTCTGTCTCTGGAGGCTCCTCGCAAACCTCCATCTTTTCTTCCACCTCCTCTTtctcaaatattattactaaggGGCATGCGTGACTGTAAAAGTTTTCCGACATGTAGTGATGCATCTTCACCAAAGAGTCTCCTACAGATAGCCAATTTAGATTTGTTATAGGTTTGACTAGTTTCAGTTCTGGTATCACATATTTAAACTCTTCTGCCCTTTGCTGTTCTAAAAATGATTCATGAATATCTTCCGCTTCCTTTATTAGTTTCTCACCTTTTTCCTCATCAAATGGCTCATCATCTTTTTCATCCCATTTGTAAATTGGATCGAGGTACTCCATAAAGTC contains:
- the LOC113502141 gene encoding calcineurin-binding protein cabin-1-like, producing MIKISALNEESEEESGSEEEVTREASEQIALQQYANALDLHRKGNLKDATQLLKDLLDTELLYDVKKPAEGEKVPGPLFNLKYLSYKNLATMLSASDEIDAAIEAYCAASELDDTDVTLWHRLGQLCMRAKRYEMALHAFQRGADINPRHWPCLDKIVTLLLGLDYKEECISTIHDALQLDPDYLRGLAYRKHIFTVYPYIKDFMEYLDPIYKWDEKDDEPFDEEKGEKLIKEAEDIHESFLEQQRAEEFKYVIPELKLVKPITNLNWLSVGDSLVKMHHYMSENFYSHACPLVIIFEKEEVEEKMEVCEEPPETEPVENKTEEVETKTDTEKNVDNLSGNENNDLSDKDKAATDTEKIESDVEAEQPEHKIPKKTPVRRRGSALSSLQQWGWCTKRRSGRKKPVNKQDQDDNIYETLRKMVPICLVPEMVDKKENQARETSPDISDLEKLFDEKDKPEEAKDYFGSETEAEDVKNYINKYTENKRDIIDLLKDFLSTLSAKWGEKWPQGLPEVFIEANKCYMNHIDVPTYTSENNEDLLHYTTVNILVEELTVNEQLNTSTDDKQKHDLSVIESVGIILSLKPHIFVSTECLELTLRYLWVKLHIHMLNKCNEFALDCLYQLQYEFEAMEEHHDTYGLNVINFTFKPKINEKEVLAGIKFLERNKKLSTVMDSYERGNYEDVLSVVIDSFEHCRSMARNDEEMALDFAVQLALILDTYWALDKPDECFKWSLTCLHEALKHYFRYTSGSTEYEKWNLTVVKILCCMEHILTTEGLTCLDAVSQKELSQGLEDLIRVIGHQVETNASEMPFGTVIPWIIMHYILQREEDQGRARVDKDKVASDEVPNPIMVLFIAHEQLGKRGWCCKSEGKLLYFTLDTVVPRLRSPSLAKALEQVCENMEQCVYCLYGHPGRKNKVKYLIDHNANHPKPFELDWVRAQQLYEIFRPPTLPALEGKVTGITADTEQLFQRILKLLPTECDPQKYLPDIEKFIKGVEDKLPSIPSLLPYKMKDIYFLLGDYYYKKEERKLGVKFNMLDVAVNNDRVESWARISLAKALNLDTILNSCKNLNHEKEYLNPAKSVIRCFKRSLELDPKACNMWTEYGMFVYSVHSFCSRVLKQASESLSMEDFESLEQQKEDMLSTTHKCFITVLNELNNSPDIVNDEPWLHYYMLGKVAEKRNKPPSVYLDFYMKAVKSLQETDATYPLKINYNSPTHLCIEVLELHYRIHASILKFIEQHESKPIPASVGKVFSTCIEEWKKGPFTKKPKRDGVTESTETSTEPKPTEPVHAANILKRSISDAGEEESHEAKRLKMEAAAAKVRRSASYDTERTPKDPAVPSADVPPAKTVSPVEEKKSDVIVIDEDSPRPALPAAPPPPEPVVEKAPEIEKPVEDKEEKKSDAEQKEGSSSSTSSTSSSDSSSSESSSDSSSSSSSDSSTSTKSANDAKALPEDEIMKIVAACLDALEDCASRFSPHYKAIYRLAHYHFYYKKGKDIERCRDLMLSNFMSRAGQKLGGLFSERKPSNFFNNIWKIPALEIERPGGFIFHMNRSVLLTMEILKEIDDHKTLLDLSLHLIRIPEPDKKYLRDSDREELAQQAFSLCVQSLKGQLTKFSQQADLKSNDVERQALNSLMLDIYRAYQRAQKQPNSKQFTNLLIEGYKLVTNDIITENMNLTDISMKYCQRLIQKLKQEATMASLDKSQNAQKKQAAKAAAVAERTEPVKPPPVTVHAPSKPEAKAPPPQPQPSSSTSSSTLPKMSPHEMAAAFQSYLPMLNDPLLSQQTAAALSLSYLSNISALAGYPSLQNTLQSSLQSTLQNTFQAEFYRQFIGQSFSSFMPPVKKQKRGPKPGSTRAAPVSQMKTSKSFSGSLPSSMTSVSKPAMTSVSKPAMTSVSKPAMTSASKPAIPSVSKPSATSTISSLQKSNSTPLTPSMGTVLQNLPASMTANLSSFGAIHSTSHPTHTLPAQAHMSTASTVGAAIHTKPPMPHQQVSPGKTLQEKLAERQKHLPISKNHDINASISKLPSSLTITKTSVPKPAMKKPDAKKALPFTERPKPISSDEVIVLDDD